In the Ascochyta rabiei chromosome 17, complete sequence genome, one interval contains:
- a CDS encoding Ubiquitinyl hydrolase 1, protein MDAAAGSKAASLASAKVVKNAKGNIVPSSQMAHIVYGCEHMGEMFENARKQTLQHYRSILQLIHEKPSVIAQTYVDSNSQPVVSLRPLYLCLQCPNILTEEQRDQHFDTKSHCFSVESRDGNVYCGNCQDFIYDPELEMRRLLKGKKRKYDDALTTDDDKLIVTNSTFLPCRATGLRGLYNMGQTCFMSVILQTIVHNPFIRNFFLSEGHKTTDCERESCVSCALDEMIVEFHSAEKTEGYGAVSMLMGSWLAGEALAGYQQQDAHEYMQFFLNTLHLTNGGTADSEDCKCVVHRTFYGKLSSTVTCDKCHNTTTALDPYMDLSLDIRNQGKRRKLNAKDGEDSRLDLRDCLERFTAREKLESAQYTCRNCDSPQNAIKQLSIKRLPPVLSIHLKRFEHSKAQSSKIETKVNIPMKLDLYPYTTLQKEHTKAAKASGSPNTNYNVNTPANSLTYELSSVIVHKGKIDSGHYVSYSREGNDWFAFDDSKVVLADEAEVLNAEAYIVTYMVSSLDV, encoded by the exons ATGGACGCAGCGGCGGGCTCCAAGGCGGCCTCGCTGGCCTCGGCCAAGGTGGTCAAGAATGCAAAGGGCAACATTGTGCCGAGCAGTCAGATGGCGCATATCGTGTACGGCTGTG AACACATGGGCGAGATGTTCGAGAATGCGCGCAAGCAGACCCTCCAGCACTACCGATCGATCCTCCAGCTCATTCACGAGAAACCGAGCGTAATAGCGCAGACCTACGTCGACTCGAACAGCCAGCCCGTCGTGTCCCTCCGTCCGCTCTACCTGTGCCTGCAGTGTCCCAACATCCTGACCGAGGAACAACGCGACCAGCACTTCGACACCAAGAGCCACTGCTTCT CGGTCGAGTCTCGAGACGGAAACGTATACTGTGGGAATTGCCAGGACTTCATCTACGATCCTGAGCTGGAGATGCGAAGGCTACTGAAAG GGAAGAAGCGAAAATACGACGACGCTCTGACAACCGACGACGACAAGCTCATTGTTACCAACTCTACCTTCCTCCCCTGCCGAGCGACTGGCCTGCGCGGGCTCTACAATATGGGGCAGACGTGCTTCATGAGCGTCATATTACAGACCATCGTGCACAACCCCTTCATACGGAACTTCTTTCTCTCCGAAGGGCACAAGACGACCGATTGTGAGAGGGAGTCGTGCGTGAGCTGTGCGCTGGATGAGATGATTGTCGAGTTCCACTCTGCTGAGAAAACGGAGGGATACGGTGCCGTCAGCATGCTTATGGGCAGCTGGCTAGCAGGAGAG GCGCTCGCTGGCTACCAGCAGCAGGATGCGCACGAGTACATGCAATTCTTCCTGAACACGCTACATCTGACCAACGGTGGTACGGCGGACTCGGAAGATTGCAAGTGTGTCGTGCATCGAACGTTCTACGGAAAGCTCTCGAGTACCGTCACATGCGACAAATGCCACAACACCACGACCGCACTCGACCCATACATGGATCTTAGTTTAGACATACGGAACCAGGGCAAAAGGCGCAAGCTCAACGCCAAAGATGGTGAAGATTCGAGGCTAGATCTCCGAGATTGTCTCGAGCGCTTCACGGCTAGGGAGAAGCTGGAATCCGCTCAGTACACGTGCAGAAACTGCGACAGCCCACAGAACGCCATCAAGCAGCTGAGCATCAAGCGACTGCCTCCGGTCCTGTCGATACATCTCAAG CGGTTCGAGCACTCCAAAGCGCAATCCTCCAAAATCGAAACCAAAGTCAACATCCCCATGAAGCTGGATTTGTACCCGTACACGACGCTGCAAAAAGAGCACACCAAAGCCGCCAAAGCATCCGGCTCGCCAAACACAAACTACAACGTGAACACGCCCGCAAACAGCCTCACGTACGAGCTGTCCTCGGTCATAGTACACAAAGGCAAGATCGACTCTGGGCACTACGTCAGCTATTCGAGAGAAGGAAACGACTGGTTTGCGTTTGATGACAGCAAGGTCGTGCTCGCGGATGAAGCAGAGGTGCTGAATGCCGAGGCGTATATCGTGACATACATGGTCAGTTCCCTGGACGTTTGA
- a CDS encoding Stearoyl-CoA 9-desaturase, giving the protein MAEPAPRPSLFTPASTLAATSAQKATHIQYQDVTFRNWYKKINWLNTTLVVLIPIYGLYLAKHTPLRGATLVWSIIYYVCTGFGITGGYHRLWSHRCYSARLPLRLFLAFVGAGAIQGSIRWWSANHRAHHRWTDTMKDPYSVMRGLIFSHIGWMVLNNDPKVKGRTDVSDLDSDWVVVWQHKHYGKCLLFTAWVFPCLVAGLGWGDWWGGLVYAGIVRACFVQQATFCVNSLAHWIGEQPFDDRRSPRDHVLTALVTMGEGYHNFHHEFPSDYRNAIIWYQWDPTKWLIFAFSQLRIPLGRLQQQQKALDRKRATLDWGAPLAQLPVVAWDEFKTRCAQGASLVAVAGVIHDVQSFIADHPGGKALVASAVGRDATALFNGGVYEHSNAAHNLLSTMRVGILRGGQEVEVWKSGRSRLEKDSKGFVVVRAGEQMTRVGEPVAAALAA; this is encoded by the exons ATGGCTGAACCTGCTcctagaccaagcttgttcaCCCCAGCAAGCACACTTGCAGCTACATCTGCTCAGAAGGCGACACATATTCAATACCAGGATGTAACGTTCCGCAACTGGTACAAGAAGATCAACTGGCTCAATACGACCCTCGTCGTCCTCATCCCTATCTACGGCCTCTATCTCGCCAAGCACACGCCCCTCCGCGGCGCAACACTCGTCTGGAGCATCATCTACTACGTCTGCACTGGCTTTGGTATCACAGGAGGCTATCACCGTCTGTGGTCGCACCGCTGCTACTCTGCACGTCTCCCTCTCCGTCTCTTCCTCGCCTTCGTCGGCGCTGGCGCTATCCAGGGCAGCATCCGGTGGTGGAGCGCGAACCACCGTGCCCACCACCGCTGGACCGACACTATGAAAGATCCCTATTCCGTCATGCGCGGCCTCATCTTCAGCCACATTGGGTGGATGGTGCTGAACAACGACCCCAAAGTCAAAGGACGCACCGACGTCTCAGATTTAGACTCGGACTGGGTCGTGGTCTGGCAGCACAAGCACTACGGCAAATGCCTCCTCTTCACAGCATGGGTGTTTCCCTGCCTCGTTGCCGGCCTGGGATGGGGAGACTGGTGGGGCGGGCTTGTATACGCAGGCATCGTGCGCGCATGCTTTGTCCAGCAAGCGACCTTCTGTGTCAACAGCCTCGCACACTGGATCGGCGAGCAGCCCTTCGACGACCGCCGCTCGCCGCGCGATCACGTCCTCACCGCGCTCGTCACCATGGGCGAAGGCTACCACAACTTCCACCACGAGTTCCCGAGCGACTACCGCAACGCCATCATCTGGTACCAGTGGGACCCGACAAAGTGGCTCATCTTCGCCTTCTCCCAGCTCCGCATCCCGCTT GGCAggctgcagcagcagcagaaggcgCTGGACCGCAAGCGCGCGACCCTCGACTGGGGCGCTCCGCTCGCCCAGCTCCCTGTCGTCGCCTGGGACGAGTTCAAGACGCGGTGTGCGCAGGGCGCCAGTCTGGTCGCTGTAGCCGGCGTGATCCACGATGTGCAGAGCTTCATCGCCGATCATCCCGGTGGCAAGGCGCTGGTGGCGAGCGCGGTTGGCAGAGACGCGACGGCGCTGTTCAACGGCGGCGTGTACGAGCACAGCAACGCGGCGCACAATTTGCTCTCGACTATGCGCGTCGGGATCCTCCGGGGCGGgcaggaggtggaggtgtgGAAGAGCGGTAGGAGTCGATTGGAGAAGGACAGCAAGGGGTTTGTGGTTGTGAGGGCTGGTGAACAGATGACTAGGGTTGGGGAGCCAGTTGCGGCTGCTTTGGCTGCGTAG